Sequence from the Phycisphaerales bacterium genome:
CCCCGCCCACGCGGGGTCAACCCCCTGGCCCAGCGATTCGACCACGCCGCACGCGTCGCACCCGCTCACCCGCGGGTAGGTCAGCGTGAGGGCGCCGATGCCGCGCCCAACCCACAGGTCCATCTGGTTGAACGCGCTCGCGAGCGTGCGGATGGTGACCCAGCCCGGCGGCGGCGGCGTGGGCTCGGGCCAGTCGGTCTGGAACTGCACGTTGGGGGTAACGGGGCTGCCCTGACGCTGGAGGACGACGGCTCGCATGGTCTGCGAGGGTACGCACTGCGCTGGTTGGTGGAGCGTTAGGCGATGTGCACGATCACGCTGCGCGTATGCGGCGATGACCGGTGCTCCCAGAGGTAGATGCCCTGCCAGCGGCCAAGCGCCAGCTTGCCGTTCATGATCGGGATCGCGAGCGACACCGGCGTGATCGCGGCCTTGAGGTGGGCGGGCATGTCGTCGGGCCCTTCGGCGGTGTGCGTGTATTCAGGGTCGTTCTCGGGGACCAGCCGATTGAGCCACGCCTCCAAATCGCGCTTGGCCGAAGGGTCCGCGTTCTCCTGAATCAACAGACTCGCCGACGTGTGCCGCACGAAGACGGTGCACAGCCCCTCGTGGCTCGTGGTGCTTGCGTGCCACTTGCACACGGCCGCGCGGACCTCGTCCGTGAACTCGTACAACCCTTGTCCGGGCGTCTGGATGGAGAGCTCCGCGATCATGGTGTCGCCGCCCGCGGCACGGCGCGGAATGTCACCGCCATGCGGTTCCAGGTGTTGATGGCCGCGATCGCCCACGCCAGCGTTACCAGGTGCTCATCGGAGAAGTGGGGGCGTGCCGCCGCGAAGACCTCATCGGGCACGTGGGTCCCGCTTACGTCGGTCATGGCCTCGCACAGCGCCAGCGCGGCCCGCTCGCGCTCGGTGTAGAACGGGGTCTCACGCCACGCGGGCAGCGAGTACAGCCGCTGGT
This genomic interval carries:
- a CDS encoding carboxymuconolactone decarboxylase family protein — translated: MEPRLKYPKVVPSLMQAMSNVEAEIARVGVEPSLLELVRMRASQINGCAYCLDAHWRDSKAAGLSDQRLYSLPAWRETPFYTERERAALALCEAMTDVSGTHVPDEVFAAARPHFSDEHLVTLAWAIAAINTWNRMAVTFRAVPRAATP
- a CDS encoding secondary thiamine-phosphate synthase enzyme YjbQ; translation: MIAELSIQTPGQGLYEFTDEVRAAVCKWHASTTSHEGLCTVFVRHTSASLLIQENADPSAKRDLEAWLNRLVPENDPEYTHTAEGPDDMPAHLKAAITPVSLAIPIMNGKLALGRWQGIYLWEHRSSPHTRSVIVHIA